ACAGGATGTAGCCCGACCACCACACGCCCTGGCAGACCATGCCCAGCAGGTAGCGGCGCATGGTCAGGCGTTCCAGGGCGATCGCATCGAGGGTGTCGGAGCGGGCCGTCATGCCACCATCATGCGAGCCGGCGCGCCCCGGCGCCAGCCCGTGTTCAGGCCCGCGGGAAGACCCGCAGCAGGATCAGGACGATCATCACGGCCGACACGGCGACCTTGAAGAGGCTGGCCAGGGTCTTGCCGGCGAAGGCGTGCCAGCCGATGCGCAGGCTGGGCTCGAGGCGCCGCTCGCGCCAGTACTGGCCGCTCACCGCGCCGAGGAAGGAACCGACGAACCCGCCGGCTACGGCTCCGAGCACGGGCACCACGGCGCCGCCGGCCACGGCCCCGGCCAGCCCCCCCACGAAGGCGCCCAGGACCCCGAGGCGGGTCGCGCCCTTGCGGGCGACGTAGAGCGTGCCGACGACCGCCTCCACGGCCTCGCCCAGCAGGGCGAGGCCGAGCAGGAGCAGCAGGAAGGGCCAGGTGAGCGGGGTGAAGCCAGTGACCAGGGCGTGCAGGAGCGCCAGCCCGACGATGACGAAGTTGCCGCTCAGCCCCAGGACCGTCAGCAGCGGCGTCGCGAGCAGCGCCAGGATCCAGAGTCCCAGCAGCAGCCAGCGCCCGGACTCCGCCACGAGGTCAGCCACGGCCGGCATCGGGCGCCCCTCCCGTCATTCGTGCGCGCGGAAGAGCTTCTCGCCCGCCCGCACGGCGAACGGCAGCCGGTTCTCCGCCGGCGGGAGCGTGCAGTTGTACTTCTCCGGGTTGTAGTCGCAGAGCGGGTTGTAGGCGAAGTTGAAGTCCACCTCCACGGTGCCGTCCGCGGCGAGCTCGAGGTCGAGGTAGCGGCCGCCGCCGTAGGTCTCCTCGCCCGAGGTCGCGTCGTAGAACGGCAGCCACAGGTAGTCGCCGTCCTTGGGGTCGGCCGGTCCCAGGACCGAGAGCGTGTGGTTCTTCCCCTCGTAGGCGAAGGTGACCTTGCCCTTGAGCACGTAGGGCACGGTGTTGCCCTTGCGCTTGGTCAGCTCGACGGTCCGGCCGCCGGTCACGGGCTCCAGGGGCAGCCGGTAGCGCAGGCCCTTCTCGGGGTAGTAGTAGTTGAGCCCCTCGAAACCGGGCAGGTCCTCCACGCGCAGGGCGGTCTGCGTCGAGTCCATGAAGGCTTCGTTCTTGTCGATGCGGAACTCGACCAGGCGGATCTCCCAGGCTTCCAGCTCCTGATCGTTCATGGCCAGCGGGCCGGGGGCCTCCGACACGCACCCCGCCGGTCCGACCGCGGCCAGGATCGTCAACGCGCCCAGCGTCAGCATCGTCCTGCTCGTCATCCCCTGCTCTCCCGTCGGTTCGTCCCGTCGGCGTTGCGCTGTTGCCCGCCGGCGGAACCCTCGTTAATGTTGCCAAAGCGTGCCCGGCCTGCGGGCACGAAAGCGGCGCCGCTGCCGGCGGCGTCGCCCGGCCAGGATAGCATATCGCGCCGTCCACGGCAGCCCCGTCCTCTCGCCGACGCACAGGAGTGCCGGATCGTGAACGCCGAACGCCGCCCGCTCCCCGTCCCGCAGACGGAACTGCTGCTGTTCCTCGTCGCGGTGTTCGGCCGCCTGCCGACGCTGGGCGCCTGGTGGCACGGCGCCGACTGGGAACTGCTCGGCCGCGCCGCGGGCGTGGCCGGGAGCGGCGAGGCGCCGGTCCGCTGGTTCAGCCAGGTCGCCTACTGGCGGCTTCTGGGGCCGTTGCTGGGCACGACGCCCGGTCCGTGGGCCGTGACCCGCCTGCTGCTGCACGGGGCCGTGACGGTGCTGGTCCACCGGCTCGCCCTGCGGGCCGGCGCCTCCCGCGCGGGCGCGTTCGCCGCGGCCCTGCTGACGGCGATCACCAGCCTCGCCTTCGTCCCCCTCTACCAGGCCGCCGGCGTCCAGGATCTGCTCGGCGCGGCGCTGGCGCTGTTCTGCGTCGAGCGGCTGCTCGCGGGGGGGCCGCGCGCCGCGGCGACGGCCGCGCTGGCCGGCCTGCTGGCGGTGTCGAGCCGGGAAAGCGCGCTGGGGCTGCCGTTCTGGGCCGCCGTGCTGGCCTTGGGCGGCGACCGCGCGCGGCGGCGCGAGCGGCTGGCCGTGGCCGCCGGTCTGGCGATCGCGTCCGGGTTCGAGATCGCGCTGCTGC
The bacterium genome window above contains:
- a CDS encoding DUF456 family protein, yielding MPAVADLVAESGRWLLLGLWILALLATPLLTVLGLSGNFVIVGLALLHALVTGFTPLTWPFLLLLLGLALLGEAVEAVVGTLYVARKGATRLGVLGAFVGGLAGAVAGGAVVPVLGAVAGGFVGSFLGAVSGQYWRERRLEPSLRIGWHAFAGKTLASLFKVAVSAVMIVLILLRVFPRA
- a CDS encoding DUF1684 domain-containing protein; protein product: MTSRTMLTLGALTILAAVGPAGCVSEAPGPLAMNDQELEAWEIRLVEFRIDKNEAFMDSTQTALRVEDLPGFEGLNYYYPEKGLRYRLPLEPVTGGRTVELTKRKGNTVPYVLKGKVTFAYEGKNHTLSVLGPADPKDGDYLWLPFYDATSGEETYGGGRYLDLELAADGTVEVDFNFAYNPLCDYNPEKYNCTLPPAENRLPFAVRAGEKLFRAHE